One stretch of Monomorium pharaonis isolate MP-MQ-018 chromosome 10, ASM1337386v2, whole genome shotgun sequence DNA includes these proteins:
- the LOC105835000 gene encoding oxysterol-binding protein-related protein 9, translating to MSTMEGSLSKWTNVVNGWQYRWFVLDDNAGLLSYYTSKEKMMRGARRGCVRLRGAIIGIDDEDDSTFTITTNSCKDDPKTFHFQTRNGEERERWVRALEDTILRHSHKRWDPKKSPPKQDFDRKVAEADVYLQLLIDQIKLIEDKKNAAEDEEKQNKYSAILSQANAMLNSVKHTIVQLQIAKNTAIPVNGIYRGPSNSIHVSPSLPHVADRAPEATVQTGIELGSECVEPRVPTLSNVVDRDLPVPQFSYSSSDEDDDYFDAADEIPNPTVQNHMLVTGDKRKEPPLPPIKGDGSLDYDALYEEESETEMDSMESHGSVVAHLLSQVKIGMDLTRVVLPTFILERRSLLEMYADYFAHPDQFVSIADMPTPRERMVQVIRWYLCSFHAGRKSGVAKKPYNPILGEIFRCHWNIPNSSDTMESGSRLVSDGPVPWCKENQLAFVAEQVSHHPPVSAFYGEHVGKKISFGAHVWTKSKFLGLSIGVHNVGKGWVNVLEHGEEYVLTFPNGYGRSILTVPWIELGGNVTINCIQTGYHATVEFLTKPFYGGKRNRITCQAFQAGEKKPFLVINGEWSGAMEVKMDGKSEIFADVRELNTERKLVKTVCEQEECESRRVWRDVTVGLRINDMDKASAAKCAIEQKQREEARLRKENNVAWQTKLFKETKDGGWVYIRPLVDRLHSSSDQTNVT from the exons ATGTCGACGATGGAGGGTTCGCTCAGCAAGTGGACGAACGTCGTCAACGGATGGCAATATCGATGGTTTGTTTTGGATGACAATGCGGGTCTTCTATCATACTACACG AGCAAGGAGAAGATGATGCGCGGTGCACGTCGCGGCTGCGTGCGATTGAGAGGCGCTATCATTGGCATCGACGACGAGGATGACAGCACGTTTACTATAACAACGAACTCCTGCAAGGATGATCCGAAGACGTTTCACTTTCAAACTCGCAACGGCGAGGAGAGGGAACGCTGGGTTCGTGCCTTGGAAGATACGATACTCCGTCACTCTCATAAG AGATGGGATCCTAAGAAGTCTCCACCTAAGCAAGATTTTGATCGCAAGGTAGCTGAAGCTGACGTTTATCTTCAACTTCTGATTGaccaaattaaattgattgagGATAAAAAGAACGCGGCTGAAGATGaggaaaaacaaaacaaatattctGCCATTCTGTCACAGGCCAATGCTATGCTCAATTCTGTTAAACATACTATTGTTCAATTACAAATTGCAAAG AACACAGCCATACCCGTCAATGGAATATACAGAGGACCATCTAATTCTATACACGTCTCACCTTCGCTTCCTCATG TTGCAGATAGAGCACCAGAAGCGACAGTGCAAACTGGCATCGAATTAGGTTCCGAGTGTGTAGAACCGAGAGTACCTACATTATCGAATG tTGTAGATAGAGATCTACCAGtaccacagttctcgtattcgtCTTCTGACGAGGACGACGATTACTTTGATGCCGCAGATGAAATACCAAACCCAACAGTCCAGAATCATATGCT GGTCACGGGAGATAAACGCAAAGAGCCACCACTCCCACCTATCAAAGGCGATGGATCGTTAGATTACGATG CTCTTTACGAAGAAGAAAGCGAAACAGAAA TGGATTCCATGGAGAGTCATGGCTCAGTCGTGGCTCATCTTCTGTCTCAAGTGAAGATTGGTATGGACTTGACGAGAGTTGTCTTACCAACGTTTATTCTAGAGCGCAGGTCACTCCTTGAGATGTATGCAGATTATTTTGCCCATCCTGATCAATTTGTAAG cattGCAGATATGCCTACACCTCGAGAGAGGATGGTGCAAGTAATTCGTTGGTACTTGTGCAGTTTTCACGCTGGACGTAAATCTGGTGTGGCTAAGAAACCGTACAATCCTATACTAGGTGAAATTTTTCGGTGCCATTGGAACATACCTAATTCTTCTGACACTATGGAGTCTGGTAGCAGACTTGTGTCGGACGGTCCTGTACCCTGGTGTAAAGAGAATCAACTTGCTTTTGTCGCTGAACAAGTCTCTCACCATCCACCag tTAGTGCGTTTTACGGCGAGCatgttggaaaaaaaattagttttggAGCTCATGTTTGGACAAAGAGCAAGTTTTTGGGTTTAAGTATAGGGGTACACAATGTTGGAAAGGGTTGGGTAAATGTGCTGGAACATGGAGAAGAATATGTTTTAACTTTCCCTAACGGTTATGGCAGATCTATCCTCACTGTACCATGGATAGAATTAGGAGGaaatgtaacaataaattGCATACAAACTGGTTATCACGCGACGgtagaatttttaacaaagccCTTTTATGGTGGTAAACGGAATCGGATTACGTGTCAAGCTTTCCAAGCTGGAGAAAAAAAACCGTTTCTTGTTATAAATGGAGAATGGAGCGGAGCGATGGAAGTAAAGATGGATGGT aagagTGAAATTTTTGCTGATGTGAGAGAACTTAACACAGAGAGAAAACTAGTTAAAACAGTATGTGAGCAAGAGGAATGCGAATCGCGAAGAGTTTGGCGTGACGTAACAGTTGGCCTACGTATCAATGACATGGATAAAGCTTCGGCGGCCAAATGTGCGATCGAGCAGAAACAACGAGAGGAAGCGCGACTTCGAAAGGAAAATAATGTAGCATGGCAAACAAAA CTTTTCAAGGAAACCAAAGACGGTGGCTGGGTGTACATAAGACCTCTTGTAGACAGACTACACAGTTCTAGCGATCAAACGAATGTTACCTAA
- the LOC105835002 gene encoding protein DENND6A isoform X2 produces the protein MSVPSCSTSKGLNNEVIEEKVAYEKWERFSNWVHCICIVTFDLELGQAIEAIYPNHVKLSEQERSNVCYLAFPDSNSGCMGDTQYHVRIRQSGKMIQETSALKEYDRKSPSFLQTDRDYYWGYVYFRQVKDKSLPRGYFQKSVVIITKLPFVNLFGELCALIAPEFFEAGTALMEAVVREIDHWPPPIPGQIVHLPLIGVLFQTYIPNQNYKAAVPSITAVEHAPNAHAMRRLMLTSAYEGDMFRSLASVVSYVHLLWELVLLSEPIVVMAGSPTTCSEMVQALIAMIAPLKYCTDHRPYFTIHDSEFKEYTTDSPAPPAVILGVTNPFFAKTLQHWPHIIRISNGNNNDQKYKIKRSENLKVLDSKPGVYTQYKPFLQKDKTILKKLFRGIQTKRPGEVQTALLKRHLIELTESFMIPLERYIATLMPLQKNISPFKATPTPQMFNPDDFLASLSSSGPQLTTGIKGDWVGLYKRFFRSPNFSGWFHTRYTELSQQLQVKQLEKLSQADLKTWVQGKQEVEVVDMILRIRQKLERSCIDDVPIDNSIREKLRERISDITHVLPDDLKVILKHES, from the exons ATGTCAGTTCCCTCTTGCTCAACAAGTAAAGGACTGAATAATGAGGTTATTGAGGAGAAAGTAGCATATGAAAAATGGGAACGTTTTAGCAACTGGGTGCATTGTATATGCATCGTTACTTTTGATCTTGAATTGGGTCAAGCTATAGAG GCAATTTATCCAAATCATGTTAAATTATCGGAGCAAGAGAGATCCAATGTCTGTTACTTAGCCTTTCCCGATTCCAATTCTGGATGTATGGGAGATACTCAGTACCATGTTAGAATACGACAAAGTGGCAAAATGATACAGGAAACTAGCGCTCTTAAAGAATACGACAGGAAATCACcttcttttttacaaactgATAGAGATTATTATTGGGGATACGTATATTTCCGACAAGTGAAAGATAAATCTTTGCCAAGAGGATATTTTCAAAAG agTGTTGTCATAATTACGAAACTGCCATTCGTCAATCTGTTTGGTGAATTATGTGCTTTAATTGCACCAGAATTTTTCGAGGCTGGAACAGCACTTATGGAAGCTGTAGTGCGCGAGATTGATCATTGGCCTCCTCCAATTCCAGGCCAGATAGTTCATTTACCTCTTATCGGAGTTTTATTTCAG ACATATATCCcgaatcaaaattataaagctGCTGTTCCATCTATCACTGCTGTCGAGCATGCACCAAACGCACATGCGATGCGAAGGCTGATGCTGACATCAGCTTACGAAGGCGACATGTTTCGAAGTTTAGCTAGCGTTGTTAGCTACGTACATTTACTGTGGGAACTGGTGCTTCTTAGCGAACCGATTGTTGTGATGGCAGGCTCGCCGACTACATGTTCCGAGATGGTTCAAGCACTTATAGC CATGATCGCGCCATTGAAGTATTGCACTGATCATCGCCCGTACTTCACTATTCACGATTCGGAATTTAAGGAATATACCACAGATTCTCCGGCGCCGCCCGCTGTGATTCTGGGTGTGACAAATCCATTCTTCGCAAAGACTCTGCAACATTGGCCGCATATTATTCGAATAAGCAATGGCAATAACAATG atcagaaatataaaatcaaaagatCTGAAAATCTGAAGGTGCTGGACTCGAAGCCTGGTGTTTACACTCAGTACAAGCCTTTTCTGCAGAAGGATAAAACTATACTGAAGAAATTGTTCAGAGGTATTCAGACAAAACGGCCGGGCGAAGTACAGACTGCGCTCTTGAAACGTCACCTAATAGAGCTAACGGAAAGTTTCATGATTCCGCTTGAAAGATACATCGCGACTCTCATGCCACTGCAAAAGAACATATCACCTTTTAAA GCAACTCCTACACCACAAATGTTCAATCCGGATGACTTCCTAGCTAGCTTAAGTAGCTCAGGACCTCAATTAACTACAGGTATAAAAGGAGATTGGGTAGGACTGTACAAACGATTCTTTCGATCGCCAAATTTCTCTGGATGGTTCCACACAAGATATACGGAGCTCAGTCAGCAATTGCAAGTTAAACAATTGGAAAAATTATCGCAGGCA GATTTGAAAACGTGGGTGCAAGGGAAACAAGAAGTGGAAGTGGTCGATATGATTCTTAGAATTCGCCAAAAGTTGGAGAGAAGCTGCATTGATGACGTACCAATCGATAATTCGATAAGAGAGAAATTGCGAGAGAGAATAAGTGACATTACACATGTATTGCCAGATGATTTAAAGGTAATTTTGAAACACGAATCTTGA
- the LOC105835003 gene encoding uncharacterized protein LOC105835003 encodes MELITLELRPRLQSCNVFISMSKDLCLKDVQIKLLESNIVLIVKDCYMNFSLPSVKVIPTSLSTLSIMNNWIFFRLQTAPLESTFGSFSTEVITNSNGLVRSSTYSQPILNDIKLLFETSKCTILCACCKNVISKSISFKRFLPLPDAEYDPSEWFCCKHSCNTFSNNVQPQEFDYLYGSCFSVLHENTFGNVCIDNKTLTCNKCLLHIGTLHAYNLFKIWNCCVDYKPQNDTLSIVNATNPLGDFLILLKDSLSEVLGEEIILQSSVGKQTHRLLIKPMDCKLNLITEPDHTTVRDTDTLSLQQKCAAKVLYKYETNIITIITNYLNVKYHEVGLPIIEAGLNYLLSSTKRLPHIYRTAVTGYFFGYIVLQEIVN; translated from the coding sequence ATGGAGCTTATAACATTGGAGCTAAGACCACGCTTACAGTCCTGCAATGTGTTTATTTCTATGAGCAAAGATCTCTGCTTGAAAGATGTCCAAATTAAGCTCCTGGAAAGTAACATAGTACTAATAGTCAAGGATTGCTACATGAATTTTTCATTGCCATCTGTAAAAGTCATACCTACTTCCTTGTCCACGTTGAGCATAATGAACAACTGGATCTTCTTCCGTTTACAAACCGCACCATTGGAATCCACATTTGGGTCTTTCAGCACAGAAGTGATAACCAACTCAAATGGATTGGTCCGATCGAGTACTTACTCGCAGCCCATTTTAAAcgatatcaaattattattcgaAACATCAAAATGCACAATATTGTGTGCTTgttgtaaaaatgttatctcGAAGTCGATTAGCTTTAAGAGGTTTTTGCCTTTACCCGATGCCGAGTATGATCCCAGCGAGTGGTTTTGCTGTAAACATAGTTGCAATACTTTCTCAAATAATGTGCAACCACAAGAATTCGATTATTTATATGGTTCTTGCTTTTCTGTATTGCATGAGAATACGTTCGGAAATGTatgtatagataataaaacgttgacttgtaataaatgtttgttgCACATAGGAACGTTACACgcgtataatttattcaagatATGGAACTGTTGCGTAGATTATAAACCACAGAATGACACGTTGTCCATTGTGAATGCTACTAATCCACTCGGTGATTTTTTGATACTCTTGAAAGATTCGTTGAGCGAGGTATTAGGAGAAGAAATTATTCTGCAATCGTCCGTCGGCAAACAGACTCATCGTCTTCTAATAAAGCCAATGGactgcaaattaaatttaattacagaaCCCGATCACACAACGGTCCGTGATACCGACACTCTATCCTTACAACAGAAATGTGCTgccaaagttttatataaatatgagacaaatataattactataattactaattatctGAATGTTAAATATCATGAAGTGGGTTTGCCCATAATAGAAGCTGGATTAAATTACTTGTTATCATCGACAAAACGATTGCCGCATATTTATAGAACTGCTGTCACGGGTTATTTTTTCGGTTATATCGTTTTACAAGAAATCGTgaattaa
- the LOC105835002 gene encoding protein DENND6A isoform X1, protein MSVPSCSTSKGLNNEVIEEKVAYEKWERFSNWVHCICIVTFDLELGQAIEAIYPNHVKLSEQERSNVCYLAFPDSNSGCMGDTQYHVRIRQSGKMIQETSALKEYDRKSPSFLQTDRDYYWGYVYFRQVKDKSLPRGYFQKSVVIITKLPFVNLFGELCALIAPEFFEAGTALMEAVVREIDHWPPPIPGQIVHLPLIGVLFQTYIPNQNYKAAVPSITAVEHAPNAHAMRRLMLTSAYEGDMFRSLASVVSYVHLLWELVLLSEPIVVMAGSPTTCSEMVQALIAMIAPLKYCTDHRPYFTIHDSEFKEYTTDSPAPPAVILGVTNPFFAKTLQHWPHIIRISNGNNNEDQKYKIKRSENLKVLDSKPGVYTQYKPFLQKDKTILKKLFRGIQTKRPGEVQTALLKRHLIELTESFMIPLERYIATLMPLQKNISPFKATPTPQMFNPDDFLASLSSSGPQLTTGIKGDWVGLYKRFFRSPNFSGWFHTRYTELSQQLQVKQLEKLSQADLKTWVQGKQEVEVVDMILRIRQKLERSCIDDVPIDNSIREKLRERISDITHVLPDDLKVILKHES, encoded by the exons ATGTCAGTTCCCTCTTGCTCAACAAGTAAAGGACTGAATAATGAGGTTATTGAGGAGAAAGTAGCATATGAAAAATGGGAACGTTTTAGCAACTGGGTGCATTGTATATGCATCGTTACTTTTGATCTTGAATTGGGTCAAGCTATAGAG GCAATTTATCCAAATCATGTTAAATTATCGGAGCAAGAGAGATCCAATGTCTGTTACTTAGCCTTTCCCGATTCCAATTCTGGATGTATGGGAGATACTCAGTACCATGTTAGAATACGACAAAGTGGCAAAATGATACAGGAAACTAGCGCTCTTAAAGAATACGACAGGAAATCACcttcttttttacaaactgATAGAGATTATTATTGGGGATACGTATATTTCCGACAAGTGAAAGATAAATCTTTGCCAAGAGGATATTTTCAAAAG agTGTTGTCATAATTACGAAACTGCCATTCGTCAATCTGTTTGGTGAATTATGTGCTTTAATTGCACCAGAATTTTTCGAGGCTGGAACAGCACTTATGGAAGCTGTAGTGCGCGAGATTGATCATTGGCCTCCTCCAATTCCAGGCCAGATAGTTCATTTACCTCTTATCGGAGTTTTATTTCAG ACATATATCCcgaatcaaaattataaagctGCTGTTCCATCTATCACTGCTGTCGAGCATGCACCAAACGCACATGCGATGCGAAGGCTGATGCTGACATCAGCTTACGAAGGCGACATGTTTCGAAGTTTAGCTAGCGTTGTTAGCTACGTACATTTACTGTGGGAACTGGTGCTTCTTAGCGAACCGATTGTTGTGATGGCAGGCTCGCCGACTACATGTTCCGAGATGGTTCAAGCACTTATAGC CATGATCGCGCCATTGAAGTATTGCACTGATCATCGCCCGTACTTCACTATTCACGATTCGGAATTTAAGGAATATACCACAGATTCTCCGGCGCCGCCCGCTGTGATTCTGGGTGTGACAAATCCATTCTTCGCAAAGACTCTGCAACATTGGCCGCATATTATTCGAATAAGCAATGGCAATAACAATG AAGatcagaaatataaaatcaaaagatCTGAAAATCTGAAGGTGCTGGACTCGAAGCCTGGTGTTTACACTCAGTACAAGCCTTTTCTGCAGAAGGATAAAACTATACTGAAGAAATTGTTCAGAGGTATTCAGACAAAACGGCCGGGCGAAGTACAGACTGCGCTCTTGAAACGTCACCTAATAGAGCTAACGGAAAGTTTCATGATTCCGCTTGAAAGATACATCGCGACTCTCATGCCACTGCAAAAGAACATATCACCTTTTAAA GCAACTCCTACACCACAAATGTTCAATCCGGATGACTTCCTAGCTAGCTTAAGTAGCTCAGGACCTCAATTAACTACAGGTATAAAAGGAGATTGGGTAGGACTGTACAAACGATTCTTTCGATCGCCAAATTTCTCTGGATGGTTCCACACAAGATATACGGAGCTCAGTCAGCAATTGCAAGTTAAACAATTGGAAAAATTATCGCAGGCA GATTTGAAAACGTGGGTGCAAGGGAAACAAGAAGTGGAAGTGGTCGATATGATTCTTAGAATTCGCCAAAAGTTGGAGAGAAGCTGCATTGATGACGTACCAATCGATAATTCGATAAGAGAGAAATTGCGAGAGAGAATAAGTGACATTACACATGTATTGCCAGATGATTTAAAGGTAATTTTGAAACACGAATCTTGA